The following is a genomic window from Mycolicibacterium sp. TY81.
ATCCGGTGCACATGGATCAGGTTGGTCGAGCCTACTGTGCCCGGCGGCGCGCCCGCGACGATGACCACCAGGTCACCGCGCTTGTAGCGGTCCAGCTCCAGCAGCGCCTTGTCGACCTCCTGGATCATGCCGTCGGTGCTGTCCATCTGCGGGACGATGAACGTCTCGGTTCCCCAGGTCAGCGCCAGCTGGCTGCGCACCTCCGGCAGGTCGGTGAAGGCCAGCAGCGGCAGCGGGGTGTGCAGGCGGGACAAGCGGCGCACGGTGTCACCGGACTGGGTGAACGCGACCAGCGCCTTGGCGTCCAGCCGCTCCCCGATGTCGCGGGCCGCGTAGGAGATGACACCCCGCTTGGTGCGCGGCACGTGGGTCAACGGAGGAGCGTCCGTGGAATTCGCCTCGACAGCCTTGACGATGCGCGCCATGGTCCGCACGGCCTCGAGCGCGTACTTGCCGACCGACGTCTCGCCGGAGAGCATCACGGCGTCGGCGCCGTCGAGAATCGCGTTGGCGACGTCCGAGGCCTCGGCGCGGGTGGGCCGGGAATTCTCGATCATCGACTCCAGCATCTGGGTGGCCACGATGACCGGCTTGGCGTTCTCCCTGGCCATCTGGATGGCGCGCTTCTGCACCAGCGGCACTTCTTCGAGCGGCAGCTCGACGCCCAGGTCACCGCGCGCGACCATGATCGCGTCGAAGGCCAGCACGATGGCCTCGAGGTTGTCGACGGCCTCGGGCTTCTCCAACTTGGCGATCACCGGCACCCGGCGGCCGACGCGGTCCATCACCTCGTGAACCAGTTCGATGTCGGCGGGCGACCGCACGAACGACAGCGCGATCAGGTCGACCCCGAGGCGCAGCGCGAACTCCAGGTCTTCGACGTCCTTCTCCGACAGCGCGGGGGCCGTGACGTTCATGCCGGGCAGCGACATGCCCTTGTTGTTGCTGACCGGGCCGCCCTCGGTGACCTTGCAGACCACGTCGTTGCCGTCGATCTCCTCGACCACCAGGCCGACGTTGCCGTCGTCGACGAGCACCCGGTCGCCGGGCTTGGCGTCTTCGGCCAGCCGCTTGTACGTGGTCGACACCCGGTCGTGGGTGCCCGCGCAGTCGTCGACCGTGATCCGCACCGTTTCGTCGGTGGCCCAGAACGTCGGCCCGTCGGCGAACCGGCCCAGCCGGATCTTGGGACCCTGCAGGTCGGCGAGAATGCCGACTGCGCGGCCGGCGGCGTCGGAGGCCGCTCGCACGCGCTTGTATGCCGCCTCATGATCGGCGTGCGCACCATGGCTGAAGTTCAGCCGCGCCACATCCATGCCAGCTTCCACCAGCGCCATGACGGTGGCGTCGGTGGACGTAGCCGGGCCGAGGGTACAGACGATTTTTCCGCGCCTATTCACGGTGCATGAGCATAGTGGATCGATTCAGATAACGACCCCCCGGGAGCGCCGTCGGCGCCTCAACATCTGCCGAACAGCGAGTTGCTGCGGGGTGTCCGCAGCTCAGCGGCGGCTAGGGCGGGGTGAACGTCGGCACCAGCGGGAAGCCCGGCAGATTACGGACCACCGTCCACACCAGCATCGCCACCAGCGCGGTCACGAGCGGCGGCGCCACCGACAGCCGGCGCCGCCAGCACACCACGAGCCAGACGGTCAGCAGCGGCAATCCCACGAGCGCGAAAACGTTGTCGACCACAGCGGCCGAAAAGTCACCGTGCAACACGTCGTGCGTCATGCGCAGCCCGCCGCACAGCGGACAGTTCCAGCCGGTGAGGGCCTTGAAGGGGCAGGGCGGAAACCCGAATCCCGGGCGGTGTGGGTCAGCGACGCCGATGTACGTCAGGGCGGCGACCGCCGCGGCTCCGGTGCCCGCCACGCCCGCCACCTGCGCGACCCTGCCGGCTGACGTCATGGGTCCATGATGCCCGGAGGCCGCGTCGATCGAGGATTTACGTCGTTCGGCTGATGTCCGGAAGTTCGAGAAACTCTGATGGCGCACGAACGTCGGTGACCCCTCGACACCGACGTCCGCCGCGCGAACCAGCGACAATATTGCCGTATTGTAACGGTTCGGGCAAACGTAGGCGAGAGTTATCGGCGGTTATTGGCGCAACTGGCCGTGCCGGATCAGCTCGTTGACGGACTCTTCCCACCTGGCCAACTCCGGGTCCGAGGTGAACGACGCGGGCAGGTGCCGGTCGAGATGCCGGCGCAAGATGATCGAGCCCAGCGTCAGGACCAACGGATTCAGCCCGGCCCAGACCACGTCGAGGCCCTCGGCGGCGTCCCCGGCGTCGACCATGCGCTGCCACCGGTCGATGCCGATCCGGGCCATCGCGTCGAATATCGCCATCCCGCTTGGGGTTTCAGAAGCCACCGCCCGGCCCAGATAGTCCATGACCACCAGGTGGTCGGTGAGCAGGCCGTGCACCGCCCGACCGATCGCGGCCACCGAATCGGGCCCCGGGCTTTCCAGCGCGGCGAACATGGTCGAGCTGATGAGTTTCATCGCCACGTCGTCGACGGCCTTGATCAAACCGTCCTTGGTGCCGAAATGGTGCTGCACCAACCCCACCGACACGCCCGCGGTATCGGCCACCATCTGCAACGTCGCATCGGACGTGCCCCGCTGCGCAAACACCGTCAACGCCGCATTGAGGATGCGGTCCTGCCGAGACTGCTGCAACTGCGCTCCGTCGGCTATGTCATCCACAGGAGACATCCAACCACCGCACAACCGATAACGACCGGTGACTGAGGAACATACCGTTCGCATGAAAGTGCAGCTTGTACGCACTTTTACCTTGGCGCGATTGTGAGGTCGCGAGGACTGTGCGCCTACGGTGTGGGTTTTGCGCCGTCAGTTCAGGGTCAACGACGAGGGGCCGCCCAGCCGCGTTGACTCTGTGCCCACGGCGTTCGCCACTCGCACTTTTGCGCCCTCAGTTCAGCGTCAACGGCGAGGGCTACCGAGTGTGCACGCAGTGAGTGCTCAGCTCGAGATCTGTGATCTGGATCCACATTCGCGGCCTCGCGAAGCCGGGCTCAGCCCTGACGGCGCCACCAACGACGACGCGGAGCGGGCGGTTCCCACACGGGAACGCCAACGGGCTCAACCTTTTCGGTGGCTTGGACCTTCGGCGCAGCTTCTTCGGCCGGCTCAGCATCGGCGTCGGCTTCATCGGCAGTTTCGTCGGTGCTGTCGGCGTCTTTGGCTTCGTCAGCGTCTTCAGCCTCGTCAGCGTCTTCAGCCTCGGAATCCGCTGCTTCCTCGGACTCCTCCGCAGCATCCTCCACGTCAGCGTTGTCGTCGCCGTCGGCGACCTCGGTCTCCGCGGCGGCTTCCACAGCCTCGGAATCCGTTGCTTCTTCGAGCTCTTCGGCAGCATCCTCGACATCAGCACTGTCATCACCGTCGACGACATCAGTCTCCGCGGCCGCTTCCACAGCCTCGGAATCCGCTGCCTCGTCGGATTCCTCGACGTCTTCGGCTACCTCGACGTCTTCGGCTACCTCAGCGTCTCCGGCTACCTCAGCGTCTCCGGCTACGTCAGCGTCCTCGACATCAGCGCTGTCGTCGCCGTCGGCGACCTCCGTCTCGGCGGTCGCCTCGTCAGGCGCCTCGTCGGCTTCCGTCGTCCCCTCGGACTCCTCGGCCACCTCGACTGCTTCGGCCTCATCAGCGTCCAGTTCCTCGGCCTCGGCGTCGGACTCGTCTTCTTCCTCGACCTCGTCGGAATCGACTGGCTCGTCGGCGGATTCGTCGACGGATTCCTCGACAGCCGCCTCGGCGTCGACCGCATCTTCGTCGACCGTGTCCTCAGCGTCGACGGCCTGCTCCGCGAGCGCCACGGTCTCGTCGGGTTGCGTCTCGACGACGTCGGCCTCGTCGGCAACGTCGGCATCCTCGCCCGACGCGGCGTCGACCGCAGCACCGGCGGCCACAGCCGCCGGCACGGCCAACAGCGCGCCCTCGGCGTCGACGTCGGCCTCGTCCTCCGCTTCTTCGGCCTGCCGGCCACCGAGCGTCGACGGATCCTCACGGCCCCGCGGCGCCACCATCATGTAGACGACGGCACCGATGAACACGAACGTCGAAGTGAACGAGTTGACGCGGATGCCGGCGATCAGCGTCGCGGTGTCGCTGCGCATCAACTCGACGCCGAAGCGGCCGACGCAGTAGGCGGCGACGTACAGCGCGAACAGCCGGCCGTGGCCCAGCTTGAAGCGGCGGTCCGCCCACAGCAGGATGAAGAAAACCAGGAGGTTCCACAGCAATTCGTAGAGGAACGTCGGGTGCACGACCTCGTAGACCTGCCCGGTCGAGACGCCGTTGAGCAGATGCGGGTTCACCACGCCGGAACCGTCGCTGCGCTGGAAGATCTGCAGGCCCCACGGCAAATCCGTCGGGCGACCGTACAGCTCCTGGTTGAAGTAGTTGCCAAGCCGGCCGATGGCCTGCGCCAGGATGATGCCGGGAGCGATGGCATCACCGAAGGCGGGCAACGGAATTCCGTGCCGGCGGCACCCGATCCAGGCACCGACGCCACCGAGCGCAACCGCGCCCCAGATACCGAGCCCGCCGTCCCAGATGCGGACCGCGCCCGCGAAACCGGCGCCGCCCTCGGCGAAGTAGGTGCGCCAGTCTGTCATCAGGTGGTACAGGCGACCACCGATGAGGCCGAAGGGCACCGCCCACAGCGCGATGTCGTAGATGACGCCCGGTTCACCACCGCGCGCGACCCACCGGCGATCACCGATGATCAGCGCGGCGATGATGCCGGTGATGATGCAGAGCGCGTAGGCCCGGATCGGTACTGGCCCCAAGTGCCAGACGCCCTGGGCCGGACTCGGGATGTATGCCAGCAACGATGTGGTCACGCGGAAACTTTCTGTCGTACTCCGTGGGCCAGTTCTTCGGACAAGGCGCGGACCGCCGGGAGGCCGCCGTCACCCAGCGCCGACACGAGCGCCGAGCCGACGATGACGCCGTCGGCGTACGCCGCGATCTCGGCCGCCTGTTCGCGCGACCGCACCCCGAGGCCGACACCGACAGGGATGTCCGAGACGGCACGCACGCGGGACACCAATTCCGGCGCCATGTTCGACACCGCGTCGCGCGCACCGGTCACGCCCATGGTCGAGGCGGCGTAGACGAAGCCGCGCGAGGCCTGCACCGTATTGGCCAGCCGCTCCGGGGTGGACGACGGGGCCACCAGGAAGATGCGGTCGAGGTTGTGGGCGTCGGAGACGCCGAACCACTCGTCGGCCTCATCGGGGATGAGGTCGGGTGTGATGAGCCCGAGCCCGCCGGCCGACGCCAGGTCCCGCGCGAAAGCATCGACGCCCCAGCGCAGCACGGGATTCCAGTAGGTCATGACGACGGCGTGCCCACCGGCATTGCTGATGGCCTCGACGGCCTTGAGCGCGTCGCGGACCCGCACCCCGTTCTGCAGAGCGGTGTTGGTGGCGGCGGCGATGACCGGGCCGTCCATGCCCGGATCGGAGTACGCGACGCCGACTTCGATGATGTCGCAACCGGATTCGGTCATCGCGACCATCGCGTCGATCGACGTCTGCACATCCGGGTAGCCGGTCGGCAGGTACCCGATCAGCGCCGAACGCCCTTCGGCCCGGCACGATTCGAACAATCCAGCCAGTCGGCTCATGACGCTTCCCCAGTCTCACCGTCCAGTAGACCGAACCACTTCGCGGCGGTCTCGACGTCCTTGTCGCCGCGGCCGGACAGGTTCACCACGATCACCGCACCCGGGCCCAGTTCGCCACCCAGCTTCAACGCGCCCGCCACCGCGTGCGCCGATTCGATCGCCGGGATGATGCCCTCGGTGCGGCACAGCAGGCCGAAGGCCTCCATGGCCTCGGTGTCGGTGACCGGCCGGTACTCGGCGCGGCCGATGTCCTTGAGATAGGCATGCTCCGGACCGACGCCCGGGTAGTCCAAACCGGCTGAGATGGAATGCGATTCGATGGTCTGACCGTCCTCGTCCTGCAGCAGGTACGAGAAGGAACCCTGGAACGCACCCGGCGACCCGCCGGTGAAAGTGGCTGCGTGCCTTCCGGTTTCGACTCCGTCGCCGGCCGCTTCGAAACCGACCAGACGCACGCCCGGATCGTCGATGAACGCGTGGAAGACGCCGATGGCGTTCGATCCGCCGCCGACGCATGCCGTCACCGCGTCGGGCAGCCGGCCGGCCTGCTCCTGCACCTGGACCCGTGCTTCCATACCGATGACGCGCTGGAAGTCGCGCACCATGACGGGGAACGGGTGCGGCCCGGCCGCGGTGCCGAAGCAGTAGTAGGTGTTGTCGGCGTTGGTGACCCAGTCACGGAAGGCTTCGTTGATGGCGTCTTTGAGGGTCGCCGAACCGGCCTCGACAGACACCACGGTGCCGCCGAGCAGCCGCATCCGAGCGACGTTCAGCGCCTGCCGGGCCGTGTCGACCGCACCCATGTAGACGACGCACTCCAGGCCGAGCAGCGCGCACGCCGTCGCGGTGGCGACGCCGTGCTGTCCGGCGCCGGTCTCGGCGATGACGCGGGTCTTGCCCATGCGCTTGGCCAGCAGCGCCTGCCCGAGCACGTTGTTGATCTTGTGAGAACCGGTGTGGTTCAGGTCTTCTCGTTTGAGGAACAGCCGCGCCCCGCCGGCATGTTCGGACAGTCGCGTCGCTTCGTACAGCGGCGACGGCCGGCCGGTGTAGTGCTGCTGCAACCGGTCAAGTTCGTCGAGGAACGTCTGGTCGGTGCGGACCTTGTCGTAGGCCGCGGTGACTTCCTCGATGACCGCCATCAGGGCTTCGGGCACCAGTCGGCCGCCGTAGGCACCGAAGTGCCCCTTGGCGTCGGGGTCGTGGCTTGTGGCTTCGGCGACGGCCGCGCTCATCCGCGGCAATTCGGTACCTGTGTGATCAGACATGAGAACTCGGGCTGCTTCTTCGCGCAGGAGCCCGCAATTCAGCGGGCTGGTTTCGGGCAGGACGGGTGCGTGCCGGCAGTCACCAGGTCGGCGACGGCGCTGCGGGGGTCACCACTGGTCACGAGGCCTTCACCGACCAGGACCGCGTCGGCGCCGGCACCGGCGTAGGCCAGCAGGTCGGCGGTGCCACGCACCCCCGACTCGGCGATCCGGATGATGTTGCTCGGCAGTCCGGGCGCGATACGACCGAAGCAGTCGCGGTCGACCTCGAGGGTCTTGAGGTCGCGGGCGTTGACGCCGATCACCTTGGCACCGGCCTGGATGGCCCGGTCCGCCTCCTCCTCGGTGTGCACCTCGACCAGCGGGGTCATCCCGAGCGACTCGGTCCGGTCGATCATCGAGGTCAGCACCGACTGCTCCAGCGCCGCGACGATCAGCAGCAGCATGTCGGCGCCGTGGGCCCGGGCCTCGTGAATCTGGTACGGGGTGACGATGAAGTCCTTGCGCAGCACCGGGATCGACACCGCGGCACGCACGGCGTCCAGGTCTGCCAGCGAACCGTTGAAGCGACGCTCCTCGGTCAGCACGCTGATCACCCGGGCACCGCCGGACTCGTAGGCCTTGGCCAGCTTGGCGGGATCGTCGATCTGCGCCAACGCCCCCTTGCTGGGGCTCGCCCGCTTCACTTCGGCGATGACGCCGATGCCCGGCTCCCGCAGCGCGGCGAGAGCGTCCTTGGCCGCCGGTGCCTTCTTGGCCCGCTCCTTGACCTCGGTCAGACTCAGCGCGGCTTCGCGGGCGGCAACATCAGCGCGAACTCCCTCGATGATGGAGTCGAGCACGGTCCCCGAAGTCATAACGCGTCGTCGTCCTTCCGTGCCGGTTCGGCAAGCCAGATGATCATCTCGAAGGGTAGTCGCCAGGGCGGCGCAGACTGCCACCGGGCCACACTCATTTGCCGCCGCCATCGTTCTGGGTCGGATCGTGGCCTTCGTCGAGGGCGTCCCAGATCATCCGTTCGGACATGCCGTCGGCGGCTTCTTCCTGCGCCGCTTCGCGCCGCGCACCCGGCGCGGCGTATTTCGACGTGGTCGCCGCAGCAGCTCCACGACTGGCCGAACGCATCAGCAATACGGCTCCGACCAGCGTCAACACTGCAGCGGCCAGCGTGACCCCGGCGCCCCAGTAGTGCCGCTGCGTCCCCACCAGAAACATGACCGCGATCTGCGCCATGTCGGCCGCGCGGACCGAGACGTCGGTGACCGCCCACAGGCTGAGGGCCAGATATCCCATCCCGGCGCTCGCGACGGCGACCAGCAGCGCCAGCAGCCGCAGCGCCCAACCACGCACAGCGAGCGCCGCGACCGCGGCGGCGCCGGCCAACAGGGCCAGCGGGATGAGGGCCGTCGACCAGGCCGCGCCGGACAGCGTCGTCGTCTTCGGCTGGCCCAGCCCGTCGAACGACGACACGTCGACCCAGGCCAGCCGGGACGCGCTCCACAACATCAGGGCGGCCACGAGCAGCAGCACCTGTGCGGTGCGGGTGGTCCTCACGGCTCGCTCAACGTCTCGGCGGCTGCGATCGCCGCCAGGACGGCCTTGGCCTTGTTGGACGACTCGTTGTACTCGTACGGCCCGTTGGAGTCCGCCACGACGCCGCCACCGGCCTGCACGTAGGCGGTGCCTGCGCGCATCAGCGCGGTGCGGATCGCGATGGCGAAGTCCGCGTTGCCGGCGAAGTCGAGGTACCCGAGCACGCCGCCGTACAGCCCGCGACGGGTCAGCTCGACCTCTTCGATGAGCTCCATGGCCCGGACCTTCGGCGCCCCCGACAGCGTCCCGGCCGGGAAGCAGGCAGTGACGGCGTCCAGCGCGGTCTTGTCGTCGGCGAGGTGGCCGGTGACGGTCGAGACCAGGTGCATGACGTGGCTGTAGCGCTCGATGTGGCTGTAGTCCTCGACGCGCACGGTGCCGGGCTTGCAGACCCGGCCGAGATCGTTGCGCCCCAGGTCGACCAGCATCAGGTGCTCGGAGCGCTCCTTGTCGTCGGCGAGGAGTTCCTTTTCGAGGAGGATGTCGTCCTCCTCGGTGGCGCCGCGCCACCGGGTGCCGGCGATCGGGTGCGTCGTCGCCACCCCGTCCTTCACCGTGACGAGCGCCTCCGGGCTGGAGCCGACGACCGAGAAGTCAAGGCCGCCTTCGGCATTCGGCACGTTGAGCAGGTACATGTAGGGGCTGGGGTTGGTCACCCGAAGCACCCGGTAGACGTCGATGGGATCCGCGGCGGTGTCCATCTCGAAGCGCTGCGACGGCACCACCTGGAACGCCTCGCCGGCCTCGATGTCACCGACGAGCTTCTCGACGATGGCCGTGTACTCCTCGACCGTGCGCTGCTGACGCGGCTGCGGCTGCGGACGGCTGAAGGTCGCGATGCTCGACGGCAGCGGCTCCCCCAACGCCTTGGTCATGACGTCGAGGCGGGCGACGGCATCGTCGTAGGCCCAGTCGACGCGCTCGTCGGTGCCGTTCCAGTTGACCGCGTTGGCGATGAGGGTGATGGTGCCCTCATGGTGGTCGACGGCAGCCATGTCGGTGGCCAGCAGCAGCACCATGTCGGGCAGTTTGAGGTCGTCGACCGCCAGCTCCGGCAGCCGCTCAAGGCGCCGCACCATGTCGTACGCGAAGTACCCCACCAGCCCGCTCGACAGCGGCGGCAGGCCCGGCACCGGCGCGGTCTGCAACAGGGCCAGGGTGTCGCGCACCGCCTGCAGCGGATCGCCGCCACTGGGTGCGTCCTGCGGCGTGTTGCCGAGCCAGACGGCTTCACCGTCCCGGACCGTCAGCGCCGACGGGGCGCCCGCACCGATGAACGACCATCGCGACCAGGACCGCCCGTTCTCGGCCGACTCCAGCAGAAACGTGCCGGGACGGTTGGCGGCCAGCTTGCGGTAGGCCGACAACGGCGTCTCGCTGTCGGCGAGCACCTTGCGCGTCACCGGCACGACACGGTGCTCGGCGGCCAGCGCCTGGAATTCCTCACGTGAGGTCGTCTTCACGCGGTCATCCTCCCAGAAGTAGCGTGGCAACCATGAAACGTGGTGACCTCGTCGCAGAGTTCAATCTCCCCGACCAGACCGGGACGAACCGCAGCCTTTCCGAACTGCTGGCCGACGGGCCGATCGTGCTGTTCTTCTACCCCGCGGCCATGACGCCGGGCTGCACCATGGAGGCCTGCCACTTCCGCGACCTGGCGGCCGAGTTCGCCGCCGTCGGTGCCTCCCGGGTCGGGATCAGCATGGACGCGGTCGAGAAGCAGGACAAATTCGCCGAGAAGCACAGCTTCGACTACCCGCTGCTGTCGGACACCTCCGGCGCGGTGGCCGAGGCGTTCGGTGTGAAACGTGGCCTGCTCGGCAAGCTGATGCCCGTCAAGCGGACCACGTTCGTCATCGACACCGACCGCAGAGTGCTCGAGGTCATCGCGAGCGAGATCTCCATGGACTCCCACGCCGACAAGGCGCTCGAGGTGCTCAGAGCGCGTTAGCCGCCCGGATCACCGCCGCCAGTGACGCGGTGAGCACCGAGTCACTGCGGCCGCACGACCAGCCGCCGCGGTGTTCGAGGTAGGTGACCGCGGTGGCGCCGATCGACTGCTGGGTGAGGCTCAGAACCTCGACGGGCCGGTCCACGTCGGCCAGCGCCTGCGTCAGCGCCTCGACGGGCCCGACACCGCGATGGGTACTGGTGCGCGCAATCCCATTGACGGTCACCGTGATCTCGGTGGTGTCGTCGCTGCTGACGTGCCAGTCCTTCAGCTCGACCGGGCCGCCGCAACCCAGGTAGGTCGCCTCGAACAGGTCGTACAGCTCGGTGGCGGTCACCTCGGCGCCGCTGCCGTCGGCGTGGGCCTGCACGTGCCGGGCGAAGTCGATCTGCAGCCGGCGCGGCAGGTCCAGTCCGTAACCGGTGTGCAGCAGATAGGCGATACCGCCCTTACCGGACTGTGAATTCACCCGGATGACCGCGTCGTAGCTGCGGCCGATGTCGGCCGGATCGATCGGCAGATACGGTACCCGCCAATCGATTTCGTGTTGGTCGCGGTTCTCGGCCGCCGCCCGGGCCCGGTGTTCGGCCAGCCCTTTCTTGATGGCGTCCTGGTGGGTGCCCGAGAACGCTGTGTGCACCAGGTCGCCCACGTACGGATGGCGTTCGTGGATCGGCATCCGCGTGCAGTGCGACACCGTGCGGGCGATCGCATCGATGTCGGAGAAGTCGATCATCGGGTCGACGCCCTGCGCATACAGATTCAGGGCCAGG
Proteins encoded in this region:
- the pyk gene encoding pyruvate kinase, coding for MNRRGKIVCTLGPATSTDATVMALVEAGMDVARLNFSHGAHADHEAAYKRVRAASDAAGRAVGILADLQGPKIRLGRFADGPTFWATDETVRITVDDCAGTHDRVSTTYKRLAEDAKPGDRVLVDDGNVGLVVEEIDGNDVVCKVTEGGPVSNNKGMSLPGMNVTAPALSEKDVEDLEFALRLGVDLIALSFVRSPADIELVHEVMDRVGRRVPVIAKLEKPEAVDNLEAIVLAFDAIMVARGDLGVELPLEEVPLVQKRAIQMARENAKPVIVATQMLESMIENSRPTRAEASDVANAILDGADAVMLSGETSVGKYALEAVRTMARIVKAVEANSTDAPPLTHVPRTKRGVISYAARDIGERLDAKALVAFTQSGDTVRRLSRLHTPLPLLAFTDLPEVRSQLALTWGTETFIVPQMDSTDGMIQEVDKALLELDRYKRGDLVVIVAGAPPGTVGSTNLIHVHRIGEEDH
- a CDS encoding DUF2752 domain-containing protein, which encodes MTSAGRVAQVAGVAGTGAAAVAALTYIGVADPHRPGFGFPPCPFKALTGWNCPLCGGLRMTHDVLHGDFSAAVVDNVFALVGLPLLTVWLVVCWRRRLSVAPPLVTALVAMLVWTVVRNLPGFPLVPTFTPP
- a CDS encoding TetR/AcrR family transcriptional regulator → MSPVDDIADGAQLQQSRQDRILNAALTVFAQRGTSDATLQMVADTAGVSVGLVQHHFGTKDGLIKAVDDVAMKLISSTMFAALESPGPDSVAAIGRAVHGLLTDHLVVMDYLGRAVASETPSGMAIFDAMARIGIDRWQRMVDAGDAAEGLDVVWAGLNPLVLTLGSIILRRHLDRHLPASFTSDPELARWEESVNELIRHGQLRQ
- the lgt gene encoding prolipoprotein diacylglyceryl transferase; translation: MTTSLLAYIPSPAQGVWHLGPVPIRAYALCIITGIIAALIIGDRRWVARGGEPGVIYDIALWAVPFGLIGGRLYHLMTDWRTYFAEGGAGFAGAVRIWDGGLGIWGAVALGGVGAWIGCRRHGIPLPAFGDAIAPGIILAQAIGRLGNYFNQELYGRPTDLPWGLQIFQRSDGSGVVNPHLLNGVSTGQVYEVVHPTFLYELLWNLLVFFILLWADRRFKLGHGRLFALYVAAYCVGRFGVELMRSDTATLIAGIRVNSFTSTFVFIGAVVYMMVAPRGREDPSTLGGRQAEEAEDEADVDAEGALLAVPAAVAAGAAVDAASGEDADVADEADVVETQPDETVALAEQAVDAEDTVDEDAVDAEAAVEESVDESADEPVDSDEVEEEDESDAEAEELDADEAEAVEVAEESEGTTEADEAPDEATAETEVADGDDSADVEDADVAGDAEVAGDAEVAEDVEVAEDVEESDEAADSEAVEAAAETDVVDGDDSADVEDAAEELEEATDSEAVEAAAETEVADGDDNADVEDAAEESEEAADSEAEDADEAEDADEAKDADSTDETADEADADAEPAEEAAPKVQATEKVEPVGVPVWEPPAPRRRWWRRQG
- the trpA gene encoding tryptophan synthase subunit alpha, translated to MSRLAGLFESCRAEGRSALIGYLPTGYPDVQTSIDAMVAMTESGCDIIEVGVAYSDPGMDGPVIAAATNTALQNGVRVRDALKAVEAISNAGGHAVVMTYWNPVLRWGVDAFARDLASAGGLGLITPDLIPDEADEWFGVSDAHNLDRIFLVAPSSTPERLANTVQASRGFVYAASTMGVTGARDAVSNMAPELVSRVRAVSDIPVGVGLGVRSREQAAEIAAYADGVIVGSALVSALGDGGLPAVRALSEELAHGVRQKVSA
- the trpB gene encoding tryptophan synthase subunit beta; translation: MSDHTGTELPRMSAAVAEATSHDPDAKGHFGAYGGRLVPEALMAVIEEVTAAYDKVRTDQTFLDELDRLQQHYTGRPSPLYEATRLSEHAGGARLFLKREDLNHTGSHKINNVLGQALLAKRMGKTRVIAETGAGQHGVATATACALLGLECVVYMGAVDTARQALNVARMRLLGGTVVSVEAGSATLKDAINEAFRDWVTNADNTYYCFGTAAGPHPFPVMVRDFQRVIGMEARVQVQEQAGRLPDAVTACVGGGSNAIGVFHAFIDDPGVRLVGFEAAGDGVETGRHAATFTGGSPGAFQGSFSYLLQDEDGQTIESHSISAGLDYPGVGPEHAYLKDIGRAEYRPVTDTEAMEAFGLLCRTEGIIPAIESAHAVAGALKLGGELGPGAVIVVNLSGRGDKDVETAAKWFGLLDGETGEAS
- the trpC gene encoding indole-3-glycerol phosphate synthase TrpC → MTSGTVLDSIIEGVRADVAAREAALSLTEVKERAKKAPAAKDALAALREPGIGVIAEVKRASPSKGALAQIDDPAKLAKAYESGGARVISVLTEERRFNGSLADLDAVRAAVSIPVLRKDFIVTPYQIHEARAHGADMLLLIVAALEQSVLTSMIDRTESLGMTPLVEVHTEEEADRAIQAGAKVIGVNARDLKTLEVDRDCFGRIAPGLPSNIIRIAESGVRGTADLLAYAGAGADAVLVGEGLVTSGDPRSAVADLVTAGTHPSCPKPAR
- a CDS encoding TIGR02234 family membrane protein, whose product is MLWSASRLAWVDVSSFDGLGQPKTTTLSGAAWSTALIPLALLAGAAAVAALAVRGWALRLLALLVAVASAGMGYLALSLWAVTDVSVRAADMAQIAVMFLVGTQRHYWGAGVTLAAAVLTLVGAVLLMRSASRGAAAATTSKYAAPGARREAAQEEAADGMSERMIWDALDEGHDPTQNDGGGK
- a CDS encoding anthranilate synthase component I; this translates as MKTTSREEFQALAAEHRVVPVTRKVLADSETPLSAYRKLAANRPGTFLLESAENGRSWSRWSFIGAGAPSALTVRDGEAVWLGNTPQDAPSGGDPLQAVRDTLALLQTAPVPGLPPLSSGLVGYFAYDMVRRLERLPELAVDDLKLPDMVLLLATDMAAVDHHEGTITLIANAVNWNGTDERVDWAYDDAVARLDVMTKALGEPLPSSIATFSRPQPQPRQQRTVEEYTAIVEKLVGDIEAGEAFQVVPSQRFEMDTAADPIDVYRVLRVTNPSPYMYLLNVPNAEGGLDFSVVGSSPEALVTVKDGVATTHPIAGTRWRGATEEDDILLEKELLADDKERSEHLMLVDLGRNDLGRVCKPGTVRVEDYSHIERYSHVMHLVSTVTGHLADDKTALDAVTACFPAGTLSGAPKVRAMELIEEVELTRRGLYGGVLGYLDFAGNADFAIAIRTALMRAGTAYVQAGGGVVADSNGPYEYNESSNKAKAVLAAIAAAETLSEP
- a CDS encoding peroxiredoxin, whose amino-acid sequence is MKRGDLVAEFNLPDQTGTNRSLSELLADGPIVLFFYPAAMTPGCTMEACHFRDLAAEFAAVGASRVGISMDAVEKQDKFAEKHSFDYPLLSDTSGAVAEAFGVKRGLLGKLMPVKRTTFVIDTDRRVLEVIASEISMDSHADKALEVLRAR